The DNA region CtaagaggagcagaagaaagaTACCCACCGATGGAAAAACTCGCATTTGCTCTTGTGACTGCGGCCCGaaagctcaagccatattttcaagcacacaccataaatgtcctgacaGATAGACCCCTACGGAAAGCAATAAGCAATCTCAAAACGGCTGGACGGATGGCTCTATGGGCAATCGAGCTAAGTGAGTTCGATATCCAATATTAGCCACAGACGGcagtgaaaggacagatattggcaAACTTTGTTGCCGAATTCACTACTGCAGAGGAGCatggggcagaagagacgcccacctggagaattcacacagacggatcttccaataagTGTGTTGGGGGTGCTGGAGTCGTACTCCACACCCTGAAAGGAGacaagattgaatgcatgatctGTCTAGACTTCACCACTACTAACAACAAAGCGGAATACGAGGCCTGGTTGCGGGACTAGAACTCACAATAGCGGCAGGAGCTAAGAAGGCGGTCGTCTACTCCAATTCACAAATCGTGGCCAGTcaggttaatgggagctatgattgcaagaatgagaggatgaaaaggtatcttggggaagtgaagggtcaaacgagtgacctccaattcacgatgattcaaatcccaagagaggagaaccaagaagcggACCGACTCGCAAAGGCAGCTTTGGCCGAACCAATGATCGTCCcggaacaggtattgtccttcgtccagctttcatcattattagatgacattagcatgcaggaggtaagcaATGAGGATTGTTGGACGGCTCCAATTATGGCGTATCTCAAGGAAGGCAAGCTGCCCGATAACAAAGAAAATGCGAGGAAGTTGAAGTTTAAAGCTGCCCGGTTCGTCTTGATTAAAAACGTCCTATACAAACGAGGATTCTCctgaccatatctaagatgcctcggCCACGGAGAAGCAGATTACGTGATGAGGGAGATCCATGAAGGGgtttgtggaaaccattctggatcaaggtctctagtgcacaagctactccgagcaggatactactggccaacaatgcaaaatgatGCCCATACATACATTaaagcttgcgacaagtgtcaacgatttggcaatctcattaggCAGCTGACAAAAGAACTTACCCCAATGAGGGCTCCATGGCCGTTTGCACAAtaggggttagacatcatgggtccattcccaACAGCAgtaaggcagctgaagttcttggtggttggtattaactacttcaccaaatgggtggaagcagaagctctagCTACTATCACAGAGAAAAACATCCATAGCTTTGTGTGGggaagtattatttgcagatatggAATTCCGAGggtgctcgtttcagacaacaggaaacaattcgacaacgacaccttcagagacttttgttctcaacTTGGAATCAAAAATCATTACTCATCGCCcacccacccacaggccaacggataagttgaagtcacgaaccggtccttgttgaaaattatcaagacccggctcgagggggcaaagggcatatggccggacgaactaccaagtgttttatgggcatacaggacaacggcGAGGACACCgacaggagagacaccgtttagGTTGGCGTATGGTACTAAGGCCTTCATACCGAGAGAGGTAGGATTAGCAAGCTACCGTGTGGAAAGCTACGATGAGAGCACGAAGCTTTACGTTTACAACTCGACCTTGTAGACGAAGTCAGGGCAGCAGCTGCACAAAGACTAGCGcgataccaagacatgatggcaaaacattacaattCCAAGGTCAAGCACAGGGATTTCtaggtgggagatctggtcttacgaaaagtactcggcgctacaaaggatgcctcATAAGGAAaattgggtcctaactgggaaggaccgtacagaatcatttcatggcataggaagggaacgtactacttggagacgttaGACGGAAGAAAACTGAGTCATCCATGGAACACagagcacttgaagaaatactaccagtagtcGAAAGGTATAGACAACATCTACCTCCtttccagtttatttttaaacagtcatagtttttaattattagagccaaagttttttattttccatgaaCAATATAGTCTATCGGTATGTCATAATGAgaagagtttttatttaaaacgtATGAAATGTACTGTGCTCAAAATCTACAAAATCCACATACTGGACAGAttatccaaaatggataaaaatttaCTACACCAACGAAGTGGACGAATCCACACTaagtccacataatggacggacatctactaagtccacatagtggacggatcatccaaaacggataaaaatctactaagtccacatagtggacggacccctactaagtccatataatggacggattatccaaaatggataaaaatctactaagtccacatagtggacggacccCTACTAAGTCTATATagtggacgggtcatccaaaatggataaaaatctagtccacatagtggatggacccctactaagtccatataatagacgggtcatccaaaatggataaaagtAAAATCGTCCACATAATGGACAGATCTCTATTAAAGACCACAttatggacggatcatccaaaaaggaataaaaaattatgtcaagTCCACACAATGAAGGGATCTCTAGTTCCACATTGTGGACGAATCACCCAAATGGATAAGAAttgtccacacagtggacggatcaacCTACAAGGATTGTTATCAAATTATTTCACATAGTGTACGGTCCATAAAATGGACGGAACGACCTCTAAAGTGAGAAACATACCAGTTAAATTGTGAGACGGACTGACATCATAAATGAAAGATGTCTTCATTGCATTCAACTCACAATTGGACGGACCCCCATAACATGATTAGACTATTACATgcatcaataaattaaaaatacacgACGGATAAAAAGCAAGCGAATAAGCTAGTAAGATTTCATAAGAAGAAATGTTCACAATTGAAATACGAcggttcaacaaaataaattacaacgGTTAAAGTTTTGaccatgatatatatatatatataaatatatatatatatatatatatatatatatatataaaactgctACAGATGCTTTGGGGAAGTATTTTCAATCTTTTGATTGTCGTCTGGttgatttggagggagagtttgaccttcgtcagctggagcagtgacggcaaacacaTCGTCTGTACTCTCTAAACGAACGGATTGCACAAGTGTTTGCCCTTGGAGACATGGGACACGACCAGATCGGGATACGAAGCCTTGACCTGACGGATGGCATCGTCGAATCCATCAGCAAAGGAGCTCTCAAGCTCTGCCAAAAGAAGGTCGGAGTCACGATACTCCTGGACCGCAACTTCTTTTGCATCGCGGAGTTGAGTCTTGGTGTCCGTCAGCTCCTTTTCCTTGTCTTTTAAAATTTGACGCAACTGCTCATTTTCCTTCTCTAGCTCACCTCTAACTTGCTCCGAGCATTTAAGCTTCCTGTCCGTGTTGATCTTCCAGGTCTTTTTTCGTGGAGCTCGTCCTCCAtcatcttattcttcttcctaagATGGTCCATAGTTGTCTCGTGATTAAGATAACGGCCCATTAGCCCTTTCATCATTAGTATGGCTTGAAAGCAAAATACAACACTATATAAACGACGGATGAAAAGGAAGGTTACAAAAGCTTGAGGACGGGTTAAAAAGTACCTGTGCAATAATGAAGAggcccgtctctcccatcgcctccgtcgCGTGGTTGCCAAGGTCCTCATAATCGTCAGCCGTCATAATGGACGAGAGTCTTTCCATGGCATATCCTGAGTCTTCTCGAAGTAGGATGGGTGGTTTCTCACCGGTATGAATTGGACCCTTCATCAAACCCTTACCCTTTCCATGCCTGACGGGTGGTTTCTCGGACTCCAACGCTACGACGAGCTCTAGGGTGGTTTTCTGCTTCTTCAGCAGACGGTCCATCTTCTCCCGTTGATTCCGTTTTGATGGAACCGTCCCCTTAGCTTGACCGACCTCTTGCTTCTTCTTCGCTGCTTGTTGCTTGATGAAGGTTCTTCTCTTGGCAACGTCCATTTCTGCACATCAAAGACGGATGTGAAGTGTTAGAAAAGCATAAGTAAAAAAGACAGAAAGAGTTTATGACAGGCTTACGTTTGCGAACTCTGCTGTCGTAGCGACGGGCGGTAGAAGTGGGTTCGGggccgtcacaataccaatggaGTGTGTCGAGGGTGACTAGTTGAGCCCACGTCCTCTCCTCAAGCTTCGtcttattgaaaattttctccagGAAGCTCCACTCCTCTAAAGTGacttgtggacggtcccgagctaCAAAAAAGACGGTTAGACtaacttccaaacaaaatcaaatatttaaatggaCGGGAGCTAAAAGCAATTGCATACCCGACGGAGACATTATGCCCCATGTGGTGTCGACGTGCATATATGTGTCATCCCCTAGACAACACATCCATTTGTCCCCTTCCAAGAAAAAATACCTATTCTTCCAGTCCCTATTGGAGTCGGGTGTATCACAGACAAGCCTCAACAACGGGCTCCTAGCTACGAAACTGTACATTCCTTTTGACTTAGTGATCTCCGTAGGACggtaacagtggaagaattcttccaccgtcaaccttcatACACCGTTGGACATAGCCCCGTACAAGACCTCCACGCCTATGAAAaccctccaggcgtttggggagatctGAGTGACAGATAGGCCAAGATATTGAAGCAGTCGACGGTGGAGAGAACTCAAAGGGAATCTGAGCCCTGCCTTCAGTGCTTGCTCATAGACCCCAACACCGTCGACCCCcctatagtaacatttctcagactTGTGGGGGAGACGGAGACGGACACTATCAGGAATTTGATACTTGGCCCTAAGTGTTTTGAAATGGGATTCTGTGATTATGGACCTAAAATCATTGACCGTCCATAGCAGTAGCATGACGAACTCTCTAAGACCGTCTGGACCGATCACAGATTGAACGGGGGGATCGACACCATCTAAGTTATCACTTGACGACTCTGAACTATCAGTCTCCAAACCTTCGTCATATAGGGAAGGAGAGGTAGAGgacggattcctttcttcacttgaagtgtcaggatctctttaACCTGACGGGAATccctcatcgtagcccgccccgtcGCGGACAAACAATTGATTActcgacgcactagacattacctacatataTGACGGTACAGCCTAAGACACTGAAGGATCTACAGAAAGtgcatataaaaaaagaagaaaaaagaagaagggttCAGAGCACATACCGGATCGAGATCGAGCAGATATTAAGTGACGGACAGTCTAGTAGGATGACACGAATGCACAATATAAATGAAGGATGCGCTCTGATTGCAAATCTTTTATAGGAGGACgagaatgaaggaagaaaaggcaGGCTTTTATAGAAAGaagggcacggaatacgaagaGACACCTTGTTTCAGGGGAATAGCAAATCAATAAGGGCCACGTGTCCTTCGTCATAAATAAGCCTGGACTGTCATGTCTCAATATGTTGCCATAAGGACGACTGCCACTCCATGAATCCATCTGGTATTTAGCGACGGATTCAaggagtgagggggcaactgaagaggataaaagtaTGAGACGgatctttttttaagaagaacGACGGAGTGTGGTTGACGGATTGATAACGCAAGGATACATATCGGACGGATCCAATATTTGGTATCCGTCTAGTATGATTAGTTGTCATAAATTCTTAATTGTACGTCACACGATATGTTTGACgtggctttgcttgatctccacacaAGCGTGCACACCGggagttcttgcgttacacgtttgaccataataaaaagactcctatatggaaaagagctCAAGAAGGATTGGAGAGTAAAAAGAAGTATTATcctaaaagaaaaaggtttcCTGACCAAGGTAGGAATGATAAccctacaccaatataaataccccagaaaccctagcatcaaggtacgcataattatctcgactctagcactctagggttgtaaaaaaaaaattataacttgacttttggagggtttttggccggcaccacaccggtgctctcttttaggtcctctattttctttttgcaggtgttgctttggtttgaggagtgcttgcagcttactggtgattttttcggcatcatcagctTATATCTTTGTCTAGAATAATCTCTTGCTCTATTTCAATGTTCAAAGTGTCCGAGACTCACTTAAGTACTTATCCATCCCGTGTTTCAACCCAAACACCATAGTtggataaacacacacacacacacaaaaaaacacacacaaaaatgcaaataaccaaaacaaaaccaattcTAACTCAAATACCTTAATCATAACCAAATATAATCTAAAGACCTAAATGAAACCAATCCAAGCAAATATCAAAATCTGATTATATTTAAACTGCAAAAGATGGAATTTGACAAGTCTATtcacggttttttttttttttcaggaacATGCGTGTTGACACGATTTGAAGCCCATGTTTCAATTGCAGTACATGAACTAACAGGTTCTCCAACCATATAGGTATACCAGAATAGCAGGAACATTCACATCAGAAACAAACCACAACGGTTTGGGTCCAGAAGCTTCCTAgttgaaatataaaaacatttaaGCTACAGATGCTTAAACCTTAAACAGCCCAAAAATGGGTCCTTAGGACTACTATGAGTCCGTTtcgatagaacttattttgctgaaactgaaaactgaaaactgaaaacactgtagcaaaataatttttaaatgtgtgaatagtaccgtgggacccatttttaatgaaaaagttgttaaaaagtgaaatttgtgggacccatgaacagtgcatttgtgcactgttcatgactGAATAGTCaaaccttgcggctgggtttgaaaaaaaaaaaaaaaaaaaaaaaaaaaggaagcaaaacgcaaacgcagccataaaagctgtatccaaacgggcAATATATaccaccttttctgattttttgaAACATAACTTGTGAACCCACAACCTTACCCACCATCCCATTATTAAGGAAGGAGTAAGTGCCAATTGAGTAAGAGCTAATTGGTAGCATTTCAAAACTTAAAAGTATTTCtttcaaaatgtaatttttgagGTAACACTTTTGATAGAAACAATCAATTATTTGTCATTGAAATTGTCACAGTTAGGCAACAAATTGAGTGAGCTAGATTCAACAATTTCAGGCATATTAAAAAGTAGCCAGAGCTTATTTATGAACATTCCATTATCAGAATTTTTGCCTGATTCAAAAACCAGCTATGCTTATTTTATGAGGGTCAAATGGCTGTCCTGCATATTAGTTGTCACAAACCCAATAACAATTTCTATGAAACATTCTCACTCAAATAACAATTAGAAAATAATATCGTCACTTTTACCACCTAAAGATGGTCTATTGTAAACATGAAATATTTGTAAGCTTCCTTCAAAAGTTGTTGCTAAGTACCAGTTAAAATTATTTACCTCATTCAACTGTAATTAGGCATGTTTTTGAGTGCCTTGGGAACATTGATAGTTTGTCAAGAACACTTTCCCTTGACTGTCTACCAGaaaatttgattgtcattgtcTGCAAACCTCGAGCCtcttttagaatatattttacaaattcaaCTTCATGTTCTAATCCTTTATATCCATCAAAATTAAAAGTCGAAAGGCGCGATGATAAATAACCAGGACCATCCGGTAGTTCTGTCCAGCATAACTTGTCTTCACTTATATGACAACACTGACGACAACATACACAGTAGACCATCAGTGTAAGTTTAGGGAATATTAGTTAATAACATACGATTAACTTAACTAACCTTATTGACATCAAGAACTTCTAAATTAAGCGCCACTAGGAGCAAGGCTTGTAGCACGTGCCAGTTAGATTTATTTACACCGAATTTCAATCTGACCAAATTTTGGAACCTGAAAGGATAAATAGAACCAAAGCCGAGGCACTGCAGAGCAAGATTACAAACACAAAATAGTCAAAAAACTTGTACTagaatttttttgggtaaaataagATTTTGGATCGAAAGCTTAAACTATCGAAAAGTTCTAACACAAAATTGTAGCtataaaatgttatatatagtCCTAGCACTattcatcaacaaaaacaaacaagaaaaaacttgacaaaAGATGAAAGGGACTCTTACCTCTATGTCCCCTGGTGACAATGAAAGGAACTTAGCGTTGTTTAGTGCTCTAAGAAGCTTGAATACCCTATCTCCATAATAAAACTCATAATcctcaacccaacccatttcATAACATTCAACTGCATAAATTTTTACATTGGCTTCAACTAAGTTAGCtagtttttcaacaaaaaccaCATTTCGCAAATCGCCACGAAATTTAAAGTTCTTGAGACCTGGGGCGTTTATCTCGACTTTGTAATCAGGAACACGAGGTTGGTATGAGTTAAACTCGACAAGTAAACATTTCAACGTAGGCACGCTTATGTTAAAATAGACCATACCGTCCGAATTATTTCTTATCACTTTCAAATCTTCGAGTACCGGGCAGCCATTAAATAGCCTAGACAAAGAGTCCTCATAGCAATAAAAAACATCAAGCAGACACAGTTTCTTGAGGCAAGGGAGTtgaaaggaaggaggaggatCGAGCTCAATCCCGCCGCTTAAATGGAGAACAACAACTGTTTTGCAAGCGTAAAAGCTAATGGGCAACTCGTAAAGTTCGCCACTGTAAACATCACCTTCTCCGTTGGGGTAGTAGTCGTCATCGAGGAAAATCTCGAGATAGAGATTTTCGACGTTACGTTCAATGGCAGTGTCGATCCACGCGTTGAGATGGAGAGAGTCACAGTAATAATACCACTCGAGGTTGAAGTTACGGAGCGAGGGTGCTTTGTGTAGAAGTAAGATTCTATAGAGAAGAGGGATGGGTTGGCGGCGGACATCGTAGAGGTCGAGTGCTGGGACGTGAGTCCAGAGGCGCTTCCACCTGCTCGACAAAACGCTTGTGGCGACGGCCTTTTGGGTCGGAAGGAAAGAAAGGATGTGGCAGAGAAGAGAGTCCGGTAGGTTGCTGATTCTGTCGACTGCTGCTGTGTATTTGTTCGGATAGAGCTCCACTTCCATGCGTTTTGATGACTTCGATTGATAAGTAGATGATTTCGCCATGTCCAACTACGCCGCTACAAAGTTTAGGGTTTTTCGAAGCAGTGgttgaaaagaacaaaaagaagaaaaagatcaCAAACCGGAGGTtgaatgaaatataaataactGAGAggaagataaataaaaaagattataaaaaaaaaaaaaagtgttttcgAAAGTTCtatttctcacttctctcaGTACAATTCGATAGGAAGAAGGGTTCCatcttttttaaagaaatttaaaggTTCTGTTTGGTTGTAGGTAAATTAATGTACCAAAAATAAGGTACTCTTAAATCCTTGACTGGTGTAAGAAGACCCCAGCCCCTAACTAGTATGAAATTCACCTACAACCAAACTGGacctttaatttcttaaaaagacGGATCGAATTAATCATTAttgttaattaataaataagtttgtctctatttaagaattttttttgggttgagagaaGAATATATAAgtaatatttttcaatgaaaattttttacaataaataaataaatatatatatatttcactatttaaaaattcaattttaaatttgtgttaagaaatttataatattcGATTCCTTAATTATTAGAGATGTAGAACATAAAAGTTGtattatgacaattttttttattagttatccttatatatatatgtggggagtaaaaatatcttaatagggatatgggccattGGACCtcgctaaggaaggccgacctactcttgggtttagggcttgttgatactctaggtcggcccatacgccgaggatccgaggaccgagCCGATGATgcttttcccctcggactgacaccaaagaacccgggacttcatggtacaggttagggaatggcacggtcaagaccaatggttaaagggggtgaacctccgaatgtcctagaagcgccgatgttggaagaatatcaaaggtaaaggctgctacctccacattaaagaccctgcacctaccaccctggctgcattaatggggaggtgacacttgaacagtggaagggaaacttctagttactgttcaaaggcactaagaaaagaaatatctaggctaagggaggaattggggcaacacgtggataacgtattaaaaagaggagtatttaaggagggacctgcAACAGAAACAGGACgaaaactttttgtaacctaaaaagacaaaagacaaagggagagatataatataagaacagctctcggcttacgtccgaggaggcccagttacaatattccttgttgttttcaattacttgcaatctttagtttgtcatttaatcctcatatacttctaacctgggtttcaagcccacactctacaaattcttattgtttaaggcacattgggcctgagcccataactattcttgggtccaggtgcaattgtgcacttacaattggcgccgtctgtggggaatctagtctagaagtagtagggatattatggcaggcttaggctctcaccatgcagagtcacaaggatcacaaccggaagatcatttcgaacgtcttgaacatcgtagggatcgtgagggaagcatccatacagaatatccaggggctagccatactcatggagggggtagcactacccacgatgagggctctaaatccatgcagaaggaaatcaatcgtttgaagaggaagttacgccgtgctaaacgtaaggtttccccgtcctcatctagttcttcctcagagaaggatgggggacatggctacggttcaaggtcatattcctcCACCAaggcaacatcctccggtgaggagagCGACCAGCCAatccgcagacgtaagaagcttcgtcctaggggtttaggcaacgataccatgagtagggcgttgcaccaactctctaaatctccgttttcacgtaggattgagagggggaggctccccaggaggttcacccagcccacgtttaccatctataatggccggactgatccggtggagcacgtgagtcacttcaaccaaaggatggcagtgcactcacacaacgagactttgatgtgtaaagtcttccgcTCCACTTGGGAAcagtggctatgagatggttcaacggtctcaagtcggggtctgtaggctcgtttggggaactaactagggcatttgcttctcggttcattacttgtagcagagtccctcggccactggactcattgctatccatggtcatgaaggaaggggagacactgaaagcatactccgacagatattgggagatgtttaatgaaatagacggcgactttgatgaggtggcgctaaatacctttaaggtaggcctccctactgatcacgacctaagaaagtctttgacgaaaaagcccgtccgcagcgtacgtcgtcttatggatcgtattgatgaatataaaagggtagaggaagaccataaacatggaaaaggaaaggagaaggttatcccgcaggagagaagggatttcaggtcggacagatatcacaacaacaagccgaggagggattatttcggacaatccggctcggcagcaccccaagctgtaaatactgtgttccgagaaccagtacatcagttattagaaaaagttcgtaaagagcccttctttagatggcccggcaagatggcaggggaccctgcgagaagaaatcaaaaccttttctgtcagtaccatcaggatgtgggccacactactgagaactgccggaccctgtggaaccatctagagcagctcgtcggagagggaaagttgaagcagcatttgtgtcagcccactgggcaggtcagtcaagttggttcaaacaaccaaaggaacagttcatctcggccagcattgggaacaattaatgttatcttcgccgcacctggtaggaccggctcaggtcccactagggttatggcggtttcccatccgcaggccgaggatgtgggtggtaggccgaagagattgaagagcactttacctgtcttgggtttctccgaggaggataaaataggaactatccagccccatgacgatgctcttgtggttaccctcagaatagggaattatgacgtgaagagggtgatgatagatcagggcagcggtgcagatatcatgtaccctgatctatttaaggggttaaggttggagttggaagatttaactccttatgactcacctcttattagctttgaagggagagccgttgtgccaaaaggacagatccgtttacccgttcaatccggcacagaaacggttgaagtagatttcattgtggttgacgcgtactctccatatacagccatcctcgccaggccatggctgcacgccacaggagccgtctcctctaccttgcacgttaaggttaaattcccctcgggggaacatgttgaggaaatcctcggcagtcgaggtagtggccaggcaatgcatctCCGCCGCAAGACTTCGTCATcgaagtcgagttatcaaccttgcccatccaggagtcatagcaattaacggctcgGAGGCACTGGAGCGATGACGGAAGACGAGGctgtttgcgaggagttagagaagtttgtaatagcagatgatccagagaggttcttccaagttggcatacttttgccataccaagagaagatggagttgttgcaATTTCGaaggacaatatagatgtctttgcgtgggacccttatgaggctccgtgcgtagatccgagctttatttgtcatcgtttaaacgtcaatccggccatcgttccgaggaggcagccacctcggcgatcttcccgagaacattcgaggccgtgaaggaagaggttcttaaactcaaaagggcgggggctatcaaagaagtttt from Castanea sativa cultivar Marrone di Chiusa Pesio chromosome 6, ASM4071231v1 includes:
- the LOC142639436 gene encoding putative FBD-associated F-box protein At1g55030 codes for the protein MAKSSTYQSKSSKRMEVELYPNKYTAAVDRISNLPDSLLCHILSFLPTQKAVATSVLSSRWKRLWTHVPALDLYDVRRQPIPLLYRILLLHKAPSLRNFNLEWYYYCDSLHLNAWIDTAIERNVENLYLEIFLDDDYYPNGEGDVYSGELYELPISFYACKTVVVLHLSGGIELDPPPSFQLPCLKKLCLLDVFYCYEDSLSRLFNGCPVLEDLKVIRNNSDGMVYFNISVPTLKCLLVEFNSYQPRVPDYKVEINAPGLKNFKFRGDLRNVVFVEKLANLVEANVKIYAVECYEMGWVEDYEFYYGDRVFKLLRALNNAKFLSLSPGDIECLGFGSIYPFRFQNLVRLKFGVNKSNWHVLQALLLVALNLEVLDVNKCCHISEDKLCWTELPDGPGYLSSRLSTFNFDGYKGLEHEVEFVKYILKEARGLQTMTIKFSGRQSRESVLDKLSMFPRHSKTCLITVE